From the Streptomyces pluripotens genome, one window contains:
- the glgX gene encoding glycogen debranching protein GlgX, with product MPVWSGHPYPLGAAFDGQGTNFALFSEVAERVELILLDDAGTETPVRLHEVDGFVWHGYLPGIGPGQRYGYRVHGPWQPALGHRCNPAKLLLDPYARAVDGQIDNHASLYERSPDGPSSADSAGHTMLGVVTDPYFDWGDDRPPRTSYANSVIYEAHVRGLTRTHPDVPERLRGTYAGLAHPSVIEHLTSLGVTAVELMPVHQFVQDGVLQDRGLSNYWGYNTIGFFAPHNAYAAFGARGQQVNEFKAMVKALHAAGLEVILDVVYNHTAEGNELGPSLSFRGIDNASYYRLVDGDWAHYYDTTGTGNSLLMRHPYVLQLIMDSLRYWVTEMHVDGFRFDLAATLARQFHEVDRLSSFFDLIQQDPVVSQVKLIAEPWDVGEGGYQVGNFPPLWSEWNGRYRDAVRDFWRAEPGSLGEFASRLTGSSDLYQHSRRRPRASVNFVTAHDGFTLRDLVSYNDKHNEANGEANRDGESHNRSWNCGVEGDTDDPAVLELRARQQRNFLATLLLSQGIPMLCHGDELGRTQRGNNNAYCQDNQISWTDWERTDDQRALVDFTRRLIALRAAHPVLRRSRFFHGETATNAAQPLPDLMWLRPDAREMTERDWHRRDAHSVAVFLNGDAIAERDFHGRRMTDDSFLLLVNGYWEPVGFRLPDGSFGERWATLIDTAEPDGIPDERERKAGTRLRMEARSLILLSRPSHGGDEPRAG from the coding sequence CTGCCCGTGTGGAGCGGGCACCCCTATCCACTGGGGGCCGCGTTCGATGGCCAGGGCACCAACTTCGCCCTGTTCAGCGAAGTCGCCGAGCGTGTCGAACTGATCCTGCTCGACGATGCCGGCACCGAGACTCCGGTCCGGCTGCACGAGGTCGACGGATTCGTCTGGCACGGCTATCTGCCGGGCATCGGCCCCGGTCAGCGCTACGGCTACCGGGTGCACGGCCCCTGGCAACCCGCGCTCGGCCACCGCTGCAATCCGGCGAAGCTGCTGCTCGACCCGTACGCGCGCGCCGTCGACGGTCAGATCGACAACCACGCCTCCCTGTACGAGCGCTCCCCGGACGGCCCGTCCTCGGCCGACAGCGCCGGGCACACCATGTTGGGTGTGGTCACGGATCCGTACTTCGACTGGGGCGACGACCGGCCGCCGCGCACGTCGTACGCGAACTCGGTGATCTACGAGGCCCATGTGCGCGGCCTCACCCGCACCCACCCGGACGTCCCCGAACGATTGCGCGGCACCTACGCCGGCCTCGCCCACCCCTCCGTGATCGAGCATCTGACCTCGCTCGGGGTGACTGCGGTCGAGCTGATGCCGGTGCACCAGTTCGTACAGGACGGCGTGCTGCAGGACCGCGGCCTATCCAACTACTGGGGCTACAACACCATCGGCTTCTTCGCCCCGCACAACGCCTACGCCGCCTTCGGCGCCCGGGGGCAGCAGGTCAATGAGTTCAAGGCGATGGTGAAGGCGCTGCACGCGGCCGGACTCGAAGTGATCCTCGACGTGGTCTACAACCACACGGCCGAGGGCAACGAACTGGGCCCCTCCCTGTCCTTCCGGGGCATCGACAACGCCTCGTACTACCGACTGGTCGACGGGGACTGGGCGCACTACTACGACACCACCGGTACCGGGAACAGTCTGCTGATGCGGCACCCCTACGTGCTCCAGCTGATCATGGACTCGCTGCGGTACTGGGTCACCGAGATGCATGTCGACGGCTTCCGCTTCGACCTCGCGGCGACGCTGGCCCGGCAGTTCCACGAGGTCGACCGGCTGTCGTCGTTCTTCGACCTGATCCAGCAGGACCCCGTGGTGTCCCAGGTGAAGCTGATCGCCGAACCCTGGGACGTGGGGGAGGGGGGCTACCAGGTGGGCAACTTCCCGCCCCTGTGGTCGGAGTGGAACGGCAGGTACCGGGACGCCGTACGGGACTTCTGGCGGGCCGAGCCCGGTTCCCTCGGTGAGTTCGCCTCCCGGCTCACCGGCTCGTCCGACCTCTATCAGCACAGCCGGCGCCGCCCCCGTGCCAGCGTCAACTTCGTCACCGCGCATGACGGCTTCACGCTGCGCGACCTCGTGTCGTACAACGACAAGCACAACGAGGCCAACGGCGAGGCCAACCGGGACGGCGAGAGCCACAACCGTTCCTGGAACTGCGGCGTGGAGGGCGACACCGATGACCCCGCCGTCCTCGAACTGCGCGCCCGTCAGCAGCGCAACTTTCTGGCCACGCTGCTGCTCTCGCAGGGCATCCCGATGCTCTGTCACGGCGACGAACTCGGCCGTACCCAGCGCGGCAACAACAACGCCTATTGCCAGGACAACCAGATCTCCTGGACTGATTGGGAACGGACCGACGACCAGCGTGCCCTCGTCGACTTCACCCGGCGCCTGATCGCCCTGCGCGCGGCGCATCCGGTCCTCCGCCGCAGCCGCTTCTTCCACGGGGAGACTGCGACCAACGCCGCACAGCCGCTGCCTGATCTGATGTGGCTGCGACCCGACGCCCGCGAGATGACCGAACGGGACTGGCACCGCCGTGACGCGCACTCGGTAGCCGTGTTCCTCAACGGTGACGCCATCGCCGAACGCGACTTCCACGGACGCCGGATGACTGACGACTCCTTCCTGCTGCTCGTCAACGGCTACTGGGAGCCGGTCGGTTTCCGCTTGCCGGACGGCTCCTTCGGTGAACGCTGGGCGACCCTGATCGACACCGCCGAACCCGACGGCATCCCCGATGAACGCGAACGCAAGGCCGGCACACGGCTCCGTATGGAGGCGCGCAGCCTGATCCTGTTGTCAAGGCCGTCGCACGGCGGCGATGAGCCGCGTGCCGGCTGA
- the glgB gene encoding 1,4-alpha-glucan branching enzyme, whose protein sequence is MALRDTSRPEAAGPVPSVAAPLEPADRDRLLGGAHHDPHAVLGAHPVPDGTLFRALRPNARAVSVVVDGIRTALSSEGGGLFSAVLPVAEIPSYTLLVVYDDGEQEVEDPYRFLPALGELDLHLIREGRHEQLWKALGAEPMTHQGVTGTRFTVWAPNAQGVRVAGEFTYWDGTQYPMRSLGASGVWELFLPGIGEGEPYKFEITSRDGRRFLKADPMARRAEVPPDTASIVHASHHEWGDGGWMARRGDTPVHEAPFSVYEVHLPSWRPGLDYRRLAKELPAYVSTMGFTHVELMPVAEHPFGGSWGYQVTSYYAPTSRLGTPDDFKYLVDALHQAGIGVIMDWVPAHFPKDDWALARFDGDPLYEPGDSRRAEHPDWGTYEFDYGRTEVRNFLVANAVYWCEEFHIDGLRVDAVASMLYLDYSRDSGQWEPNVFGGRENLDAMAFLQEMNATVYRRCPGVVTIAEESTAWDGVTRPTDSGGLGFGLKWNMGWMHDSLQYMQKEPVHRKYHHNEMTFSMVYAYSENYVLPISHDEVVHGKQSLVSKMPGDWWQRRANHRAYLGFMWAHPGKQLLFMGQEFAQGAEWNEAHGPEWWLLDDDYCSAGDHRGVQQLVRDLNARYRSLPALWQRDTDPDGFQWISGDAADDNVFAFLRSGTAGTPLLAVSNFSPVVRHDYRLWVPDGMPAWQEELNTDDLRYGGSGVGAEGPCKPEDGFLRLTLPPLATVWLTPEH, encoded by the coding sequence ATGGCACTGCGCGACACCTCGCGTCCCGAGGCCGCGGGCCCGGTGCCCTCCGTGGCCGCGCCGCTGGAACCCGCCGACCGCGACCGCCTGCTCGGCGGCGCGCACCACGATCCGCACGCCGTGCTGGGCGCTCACCCGGTGCCCGACGGCACCCTGTTCCGGGCGCTGCGTCCGAACGCCCGGGCCGTGAGTGTGGTGGTCGACGGCATCCGCACCGCCCTCTCGTCGGAGGGGGGCGGTCTGTTCTCCGCGGTCCTGCCTGTTGCGGAGATTCCGTCGTACACCCTGCTGGTGGTGTACGACGACGGGGAGCAGGAGGTGGAGGATCCCTACCGTTTCCTGCCCGCCCTCGGTGAGCTGGACCTGCACCTGATCCGGGAGGGCCGGCACGAGCAGCTGTGGAAGGCGCTCGGTGCCGAGCCGATGACCCACCAGGGCGTGACCGGCACCCGGTTCACCGTATGGGCGCCGAACGCCCAGGGCGTCCGGGTGGCCGGGGAGTTCACGTACTGGGACGGCACGCAGTATCCGATGCGGTCGCTCGGCGCGTCCGGGGTGTGGGAGCTGTTCCTGCCCGGCATCGGTGAGGGGGAGCCGTACAAGTTCGAGATCACGTCCCGGGACGGCCGCCGGTTCCTCAAGGCGGACCCGATGGCACGGCGTGCCGAGGTGCCGCCGGACACGGCTTCGATCGTGCACGCCTCGCACCACGAGTGGGGTGACGGAGGGTGGATGGCCCGCCGTGGTGATACTCCGGTGCACGAAGCGCCGTTCTCCGTGTACGAGGTTCACCTGCCCTCCTGGCGCCCTGGGCTGGACTACCGCCGGCTGGCCAAGGAGCTTCCCGCCTACGTCAGCACGATGGGTTTCACGCACGTGGAGCTGATGCCGGTCGCCGAGCATCCCTTCGGCGGCTCCTGGGGCTACCAGGTCACCTCCTACTACGCCCCCACCTCCCGGCTGGGTACACCGGACGACTTCAAGTACCTGGTCGACGCGCTGCACCAGGCCGGCATCGGCGTGATCATGGACTGGGTACCGGCGCACTTCCCCAAGGACGACTGGGCCCTGGCCCGCTTCGACGGCGACCCGCTCTACGAACCCGGGGACTCCCGACGCGCCGAGCATCCCGACTGGGGCACGTACGAGTTCGACTACGGCCGCACCGAGGTCCGCAACTTCCTCGTCGCCAACGCCGTCTACTGGTGCGAGGAGTTCCACATCGACGGCCTGCGCGTGGACGCCGTCGCCTCGATGCTCTACCTCGACTACTCACGCGACTCCGGCCAGTGGGAACCGAACGTCTTCGGCGGCCGGGAGAACCTCGACGCCATGGCCTTCCTGCAGGAGATGAACGCCACCGTCTACCGACGCTGCCCCGGCGTGGTCACCATCGCCGAGGAATCCACGGCGTGGGACGGCGTGACCCGGCCCACCGACAGCGGCGGACTCGGCTTCGGCCTGAAGTGGAACATGGGCTGGATGCACGACTCGCTCCAGTACATGCAGAAGGAGCCGGTGCACCGCAAGTACCACCACAACGAGATGACGTTCTCGATGGTCTACGCCTACAGCGAGAACTACGTCCTGCCGATCTCCCACGACGAAGTCGTCCACGGCAAGCAGTCCCTGGTGTCGAAGATGCCGGGCGACTGGTGGCAGCGGCGCGCCAACCACCGCGCCTACCTGGGCTTCATGTGGGCCCACCCGGGCAAACAACTACTCTTCATGGGCCAGGAGTTCGCCCAAGGCGCCGAATGGAACGAGGCACACGGCCCCGAATGGTGGCTGCTCGACGACGACTACTGCTCCGCAGGCGACCACCGGGGCGTCCAGCAGCTCGTGCGGGATCTGAACGCCAGGTACCGGTCGCTACCCGCGCTGTGGCAGCGGGACACCGACCCGGACGGCTTCCAGTGGATCAGCGGGGACGCGGCGGACGACAACGTCTTCGCCTTCCTGCGCTCCGGCACGGCGGGGACCCCCCTGTTGGCGGTGTCGAACTTCTCCCCCGTCGTACGGCATGACTACCGCCTGTGGGTGCCCGACGGGATGCCCGCCTGGCAGGAGGAACTGAACACCGACGACCTCCGCTACGGCGGCAGCGGGGTCGGCGCCGAGGGCCCCTGCAAACCCGAGGACGGATTCTTGAGGCTCACGCTCCCGCCGCTCGCCACGGTGTGGCTCACACCGGAGCACTGA
- a CDS encoding alpha-1,4-glucan--maltose-1-phosphate maltosyltransferase, with translation MRRTPAIGRVPVRDVRPAVECGRRPAKAVAGETFEVSATVFREGHEAVGANVVLRDPKGRRGPWTPMRELSPGSDRWGAEVTPDVTGRWTFRVEAWSHPLATWRHTASVKVPAGIDTGLVLEEGAELYERAAAGVPKGPDRNLVLTAAHTLGDDSLSVNDRLKAVLAPEVEALLARYPLRELVTASDPMPLLVERERALYGSWYEFFPRSEGTVEQPHGTLRTAARRLGPIADMGFDVVYLPPVHPIGTTFRKGPNNSLAAGPQDVGVPWAIGSPEGGHDAVHPDLGTVEDFGFFVGEANRLGLEVALDFALQCSPDHPWVHKHPEWFPHRPDGSIAYAENPPKKYQDIYPVAFDADLDGLVAESVRILRHWMGHGVRIFRVDNPHTKPVVFWERVISEVNRRDPDVIFLAEAFTRPAMMHALAQIGFQQSYTYFTWRNGKQELTEYLTELSGEAAAYMRPNLFPNTPDILHAYLQHGGRPAFEVRAVLAATLSPAWGIYSGYELCENTPLHEGSEEYRDSEKYQLKPRDWEAAARTGRTIAPLITKLNTIRRQHPALQRLRNLRFHQTDNDAVIAYSKSTAADTVIVVVNLDPHHTQEATVSLDMPQLGLDWHTALSVHDELTGETYHWGRTNYVRLTPGRTPAHVLHVGRATPQNGGPSAS, from the coding sequence ATGCGCAGGACCCCGGCCATCGGCCGCGTACCGGTACGTGACGTCCGGCCGGCCGTGGAGTGCGGCAGGCGCCCGGCGAAAGCGGTGGCCGGGGAGACCTTCGAGGTGTCAGCCACCGTGTTCCGCGAAGGGCATGAAGCCGTGGGCGCCAACGTCGTCCTGCGCGATCCGAAGGGTCGCCGTGGCCCCTGGACGCCCATGCGGGAACTGTCCCCCGGCAGCGACCGCTGGGGCGCGGAGGTCACCCCGGATGTGACGGGCCGCTGGACTTTCCGGGTGGAAGCCTGGAGTCATCCGCTGGCGACCTGGCGGCACACCGCCTCCGTGAAGGTGCCGGCCGGGATCGACACCGGCCTGGTCCTGGAGGAGGGCGCCGAGTTGTACGAGCGTGCGGCCGCCGGGGTTCCCAAGGGGCCGGACCGGAACCTGGTACTGACCGCCGCCCACACCCTCGGCGACGACTCCCTGTCGGTCAACGACCGTCTGAAGGCGGTGTTGGCGCCGGAGGTGGAGGCGTTGCTGGCCCGGTATCCGCTGCGGGAGCTGGTCACCGCGTCCGACCCGATGCCGCTGCTGGTGGAGCGGGAACGCGCCCTGTACGGCTCCTGGTACGAGTTCTTCCCGCGTTCGGAGGGCACTGTCGAGCAGCCGCACGGCACCTTGCGCACGGCTGCCCGCCGGCTGGGGCCGATCGCGGACATGGGCTTCGACGTGGTGTACCTGCCGCCCGTGCACCCGATCGGCACCACGTTCCGCAAGGGACCCAACAACAGCCTTGCCGCGGGCCCGCAGGACGTGGGCGTGCCGTGGGCGATCGGTTCCCCGGAGGGCGGGCACGATGCGGTCCACCCGGACCTGGGCACGGTGGAGGACTTCGGCTTCTTCGTCGGCGAGGCGAATCGGCTGGGTTTGGAGGTTGCCCTGGACTTCGCGTTGCAGTGCTCGCCGGACCATCCTTGGGTGCACAAGCATCCGGAGTGGTTCCCTCACCGGCCGGACGGCTCGATCGCGTACGCGGAGAACCCGCCGAAGAAGTACCAGGACATCTATCCCGTCGCCTTCGACGCTGACCTGGACGGTCTGGTCGCGGAGTCGGTGCGGATCCTGCGGCACTGGATGGGGCACGGGGTCCGGATCTTCCGCGTCGACAACCCGCACACCAAGCCGGTGGTGTTCTGGGAGCGGGTCATCTCGGAGGTCAACCGCAGGGACCCGGACGTGATCTTCCTGGCGGAGGCCTTCACCCGCCCGGCGATGATGCACGCCCTGGCGCAGATCGGTTTCCAGCAGTCGTACACGTACTTCACCTGGCGCAACGGCAAGCAGGAGCTGACGGAGTACCTGACGGAGCTGTCCGGTGAGGCGGCGGCCTACATGCGGCCGAACCTGTTCCCCAACACCCCCGACATCCTGCACGCCTACCTCCAGCACGGTGGACGGCCGGCCTTCGAGGTCCGGGCGGTGCTCGCCGCCACCCTCTCCCCGGCGTGGGGCATCTACAGCGGCTACGAACTGTGCGAGAACACCCCGCTCCACGAGGGCAGCGAGGAGTACCGGGACTCGGAGAAGTACCAGCTCAAGCCACGCGACTGGGAGGCCGCCGCGCGCACCGGGCGGACCATCGCCCCGCTCATCACCAAGCTGAACACCATCCGGCGGCAGCACCCCGCGCTGCAACGCCTGCGGAACCTACGCTTCCACCAGACCGACAACGACGCGGTGATCGCCTACAGCAAGAGCACCGCAGCGGACACGGTCATCGTGGTCGTCAATCTCGATCCCCACCACACCCAGGAGGCCACGGTCTCGTTGGACATGCCGCAACTCGGCCTGGACTGGCACACCGCCCTGTCCGTGCACGACGAACTGACGGGCGAGACGTATCACTGGGGCAGGACCAACTACGTGCGTCTCACGCCCGGCCGGACGCCGGCGCACGTGCTCCACGTCGGGCGAGCGACGCCCCAGAACGGAGGGCCCTCAGCGTCATGA
- a CDS encoding VOC family protein, with protein sequence MNQDTPASGRPSTDKARKRNVLSTHSVFGAPCWVSLTSRDLKTTEDFYTAVLGWRWRGAKLGEHFRIALVDGVPVAGIAAVAAMWQMAVAWTPYFAVPDADVAVARARERGGTAAVGPLSFPPGRAALLADRDGATFGIWQGELVSNWEAWRRVAPTFIRLHTRNAFDAAIFYGEILDWASGTPGCCSVEYEGGEVVLRSRGDVVARIDSGAEEAAPDPSVRPHWQVHFAVSDVADCARAAEKHGGSVLQEDETELILRDPDGAQFTVTSRRIH encoded by the coding sequence ATGAACCAAGACACCCCCGCCAGTGGTCGGCCGAGTACCGACAAGGCGCGCAAGAGAAATGTCCTCTCCACGCACTCCGTCTTCGGCGCTCCGTGCTGGGTGAGCCTGACCAGCCGGGATCTGAAGACCACCGAGGACTTCTACACGGCCGTGCTCGGCTGGCGCTGGCGCGGTGCCAAACTTGGCGAGCACTTCCGCATCGCGCTGGTGGATGGGGTGCCCGTGGCCGGAATCGCCGCAGTCGCGGCGATGTGGCAGATGGCGGTGGCCTGGACGCCGTACTTCGCCGTCCCGGACGCCGACGTGGCCGTGGCCCGGGCCCGGGAGCGCGGCGGTACCGCAGCCGTCGGGCCCCTGTCGTTCCCGCCGGGCCGGGCCGCACTGCTGGCCGACCGGGACGGGGCCACCTTCGGCATCTGGCAGGGCGAGCTGGTCTCCAACTGGGAGGCCTGGCGGCGGGTGGCACCGACCTTCATCCGTCTGCACACCCGTAACGCCTTCGATGCCGCGATCTTCTACGGCGAGATCCTCGACTGGGCCTCCGGGACACCGGGCTGCTGCTCGGTCGAGTACGAAGGCGGAGAAGTGGTGCTGCGCAGCCGGGGCGACGTGGTGGCACGGATCGACTCAGGCGCGGAGGAAGCGGCCCCGGACCCCTCGGTACGCCCGCACTGGCAGGTCCACTTCGCCGTGTCGGACGTGGCGGACTGCGCTCGCGCGGCGGAGAAGCACGGCGGCAGCGTACTCCAGGAAGACGAAACCGAGTTGATCTTGCGGGACCCCGACGGGGCACAGTTCACCGTGACGTCACGCAGGATCCACTGA
- the treS gene encoding maltose alpha-D-glucosyltransferase, with protein sequence MTVNEPVLDTFEDTPAGDRDPDWFKRAVFYEVLVRSFQDSNGDGIGDLKGLTAKLDYLQWLGVDCLWLPPFFKSPLRDGGYDVSDYTAVLPEFGDLADFVEFVDAAHQRGIRVIIDFVMNHTSDQHPWFQESRKNPDGPYGDYYVWADDDKGYEDARIIFVDTEASNWTYDPVRGQYYFHRFFSHQPDLNYENPAVQEEILAALKFWLDLGIDGYRLDAVPYLYAEEGTNCENLPATHEFLRRVRKEIDAQYPDTVLLAEANQWPEDVVDYFGDYAAGGDECHMAFHFPVMPRIFMAVRRESRYPVSEILAKTPAIPSGCQWGIFLRNHDELTLEMVTDEERDYMWAEYAKDPRMRANIGIRRRLAPLLDNDRNQIELFTALLLSLPGSPILYYGDEIGMGDNIWLGDRDAVRTPMQWTPDRNAGFSSCDPGRLYLPTIMDPVYGYQVTNVEASMSSPSSLLHWTRRMIEIRKQNPAFGLGTYTELPSSNPAVLAFLREYEDDLVLCVHNFSRFAQPTELDLRAYDGRHPVELIGGVRFPAIGELPYLLTLQSHGFYWFRLTRVASRIGRRR encoded by the coding sequence ATGACCGTCAACGAACCCGTACTGGACACCTTCGAGGACACTCCGGCGGGAGACCGGGACCCGGACTGGTTCAAACGCGCCGTCTTCTACGAGGTCCTGGTCCGTTCCTTCCAGGACAGCAACGGCGACGGCATCGGCGACCTGAAGGGCCTGACCGCCAAACTCGACTATCTGCAGTGGCTGGGCGTGGACTGCCTGTGGCTTCCGCCGTTCTTCAAGTCGCCGCTGCGGGACGGTGGTTACGACGTCTCCGACTACACCGCAGTGCTGCCCGAATTCGGTGACCTCGCCGACTTCGTGGAGTTCGTGGACGCCGCGCACCAGCGCGGTATCCGCGTGATCATCGACTTCGTCATGAACCACACCAGCGACCAGCACCCGTGGTTCCAGGAGTCCCGCAAGAACCCCGACGGCCCGTACGGGGACTACTACGTCTGGGCCGACGACGACAAGGGGTACGAGGACGCCCGGATCATCTTCGTCGACACCGAGGCCTCCAACTGGACGTACGACCCGGTACGCGGGCAGTACTACTTCCACCGCTTCTTCTCCCACCAGCCGGACCTCAACTACGAGAACCCGGCCGTGCAGGAGGAGATCCTGGCCGCGCTGAAGTTCTGGCTGGATCTCGGCATCGACGGCTACCGCCTCGACGCGGTCCCCTACCTCTACGCGGAAGAGGGCACCAACTGCGAGAATCTGCCGGCGACCCACGAGTTCCTCAGGCGGGTGCGCAAGGAGATCGACGCCCAGTACCCCGACACCGTGCTGCTGGCGGAGGCCAACCAGTGGCCGGAGGACGTGGTCGACTACTTCGGCGACTACGCCGCCGGCGGCGACGAGTGCCACATGGCGTTCCACTTCCCCGTGATGCCACGCATCTTCATGGCCGTACGACGCGAGTCCCGCTACCCCGTCTCCGAGATCCTCGCCAAGACACCGGCCATCCCCTCCGGTTGCCAGTGGGGCATCTTCCTGCGCAATCACGACGAGCTGACCCTCGAAATGGTCACCGACGAGGAACGCGACTACATGTGGGCCGAGTACGCCAAGGACCCACGGATGCGCGCCAACATCGGCATCCGCCGCCGGCTCGCGCCCCTGCTCGACAACGACCGCAACCAGATCGAGCTGTTCACCGCGCTGCTGCTCTCCCTGCCCGGCTCGCCCATCCTCTACTACGGTGACGAGATCGGCATGGGGGACAACATCTGGCTCGGCGACCGCGACGCCGTACGCACCCCCATGCAGTGGACCCCCGACCGCAACGCCGGCTTCTCGTCCTGCGATCCAGGACGCCTCTACCTCCCCACGATCATGGACCCGGTCTACGGCTACCAGGTCACCAACGTCGAAGCCTCCATGTCCTCCCCGTCCAGCCTGCTGCACTGGACGCGCCGCATGATCGAGATCCGCAAGCAGAATCCCGCCTTCGGACTGGGGACCTACACCGAACTACCCTCGTCCAACCCGGCAGTGCTCGCCTTCCTGCGCGAGTACGAGGACGACCTCGTCCTGTGCGTCCACAACTTCTCCCGCTTCGCCCAGCCCACCGAGCTGGACCTGCGGGCCTACGACGGACGGCACCCGGTCGAACTGATCGGCGGGGTGCGATTCCCTGCCATCGGCGAACTGCCGTACCTGCTCACCCTGCAAAGCCACGGTTTCTACTGGTTCCGGCTCACCCGAGTCGCATCCCGCATCGGCCGCCGCCGCTGA
- a CDS encoding ANTAR domain-containing protein, protein MGESEPDRIAELQNEVDQLKEAVASHAVVDQAIGMVVALGRVSPEQGWEVLKEVSQHTNIKLRNVAELILVWGCRGDIPGEVCAELEAALDRYGPTEVPGAAQE, encoded by the coding sequence ATGGGAGAGAGCGAACCGGACCGGATCGCCGAGTTACAGAACGAAGTCGACCAGTTGAAGGAGGCCGTGGCCTCCCATGCGGTCGTTGACCAGGCGATCGGAATGGTGGTGGCACTTGGCCGGGTGTCCCCCGAGCAGGGGTGGGAGGTACTGAAGGAGGTCTCCCAGCACACCAACATCAAGCTGCGGAACGTGGCGGAGCTGATCCTTGTGTGGGGGTGCCGGGGTGACATTCCGGGCGAGGTCTGCGCCGAGCTGGAGGCCGCCCTGGATCGGTACGGTCCCACCGAGGTGCCCGGAGCCGCGCAGGAGTGA
- a CDS encoding maltokinase N-terminal cap-like domain-containing protein, with protein sequence MPKTIIDRPRTAAGPDGPLASLGGLLRAWLPRQRWFAGKDRPVTDLSVLSVTELFPGCLHLLVHASHAPVPTPGGTPPPGDCYQLLLGLREHLAPRLERAFIGRAEEGPMAGLAVYDALHDPRSAHLLLQRLRHPGAAGPLRFEADPAAHVPGGLPPRLLDAEQSNTSIVYGDAYILKVFRRIQPGVNPDLEVSTALAAQGCTRVPPPVAWFGTTTPRPATLGVLQPFLPDATDGWTLALRALGTNGDFTTEARDLGRAMAEVHLALAGAFPPAGPGENGRTADAMCARLDAAAHAVPGLRPFVPGLRAAFGALATCDSGPPAQRIHGDLHLGQVLRAGRDWFVIDFEGEPSRPLAERRAPQSPVRDVAGMLRSFDYAARQRRPWRPEWARRCREAFCAGYAARAGWDPRKKHALLRAHETDRAVYEVLYEARHRPDWLPVPMAAIKRLAVWGG encoded by the coding sequence ATGCCGAAGACCATCATCGACCGACCGCGGACCGCGGCCGGCCCCGACGGGCCCCTGGCCTCGCTGGGCGGGCTGCTGCGTGCATGGTTGCCGAGGCAGCGCTGGTTCGCGGGCAAGGATCGGCCCGTCACCGACCTGTCGGTGCTGTCCGTGACGGAGCTGTTCCCGGGGTGCCTGCACCTGCTGGTGCACGCCTCGCACGCGCCGGTGCCCACCCCCGGTGGCACTCCCCCGCCCGGTGACTGCTACCAGCTGCTACTGGGCCTGCGCGAGCACCTCGCCCCCCGACTGGAGCGGGCGTTCATCGGGCGCGCCGAGGAGGGCCCGATGGCGGGTCTCGCGGTCTACGACGCACTGCACGACCCGCGCTCGGCTCATCTGCTGTTGCAACGGCTGCGACACCCCGGCGCGGCAGGCCCGCTGCGTTTCGAGGCGGACCCGGCCGCCCATGTGCCGGGTGGACTCCCGCCGCGCCTGCTGGACGCCGAACAGTCCAACACCTCGATCGTGTACGGCGATGCGTACATCCTGAAGGTCTTCCGCCGCATCCAGCCGGGTGTCAATCCCGACCTGGAAGTGTCGACCGCGCTGGCCGCACAGGGGTGTACGCGGGTGCCGCCGCCGGTGGCCTGGTTCGGGACGACCACGCCGCGCCCGGCCACCCTCGGGGTGCTTCAGCCGTTCCTGCCTGATGCCACCGACGGCTGGACGCTGGCGCTGCGGGCGCTCGGCACGAACGGTGACTTCACGACCGAGGCGCGTGACCTGGGCCGGGCGATGGCCGAGGTGCACCTGGCGCTGGCCGGTGCTTTCCCACCAGCCGGGCCGGGCGAGAACGGCCGCACGGCCGATGCGATGTGCGCCCGGCTGGACGCCGCCGCGCATGCCGTACCCGGGCTGCGGCCCTTCGTACCCGGACTGCGGGCCGCCTTCGGGGCGCTCGCCACGTGCGACAGCGGTCCGCCCGCCCAACGCATCCACGGCGATCTACACCTCGGGCAGGTGCTGCGGGCCGGCCGCGACTGGTTCGTCATTGACTTCGAAGGCGAACCGTCCCGCCCGCTCGCCGAGCGGCGGGCCCCGCAGTCCCCGGTACGGGACGTGGCTGGAATGCTGCGCTCCTTCGACTACGCGGCCCGGCAGCGCCGCCCGTGGCGACCCGAGTGGGCGCGCCGCTGCCGGGAGGCATTCTGCGCGGGCTACGCGGCCCGCGCCGGCTGGGATCCACGCAAGAAGCACGCGCTGCTGCGCGCGCACGAGACGGACAGGGCGGTCTACGAGGTGCTGTACGAAGCGAGACACCGGCCGGACTGGCTACCGGTTCCGATGGCGGCGATCAAGCGGCTCGCCGTGTGGGGAGGCTGA
- a CDS encoding DUF5133 domain-containing protein: MLLPAKAEVARQLRRYRVWERAMLASPHDRTVRAAFEDSGYTLCVLMGKRCAREAADAAERYLRTNLVAYLREQDGRPQRRRASRSTSPPERRSTASSP, translated from the coding sequence ATGCTGCTACCCGCCAAGGCGGAAGTAGCCCGGCAGTTGCGGCGTTACCGGGTGTGGGAGCGTGCAATGCTCGCCTCGCCCCATGACCGCACGGTCCGGGCCGCCTTCGAGGACTCGGGGTACACGCTGTGTGTGCTGATGGGCAAGCGCTGCGCCCGCGAGGCCGCGGACGCAGCCGAGCGCTATCTGCGCACCAACCTGGTGGCCTACCTGCGCGAGCAGGACGGCCGGCCGCAGCGGCGCCGGGCGTCCAGAAGTACGTCGCCACCGGAGCGGCGTTCCACGGCGTCAAGCCCCTGA